In one window of Porites lutea chromosome 8, jaPorLute2.1, whole genome shotgun sequence DNA:
- the LOC140945152 gene encoding uncharacterized protein: MQLPIILIIIGMTVVVKGSGDAPRGLHFVGVGYNLLKGNPEGDATYGGVDPGLLITRKIFKLTWNTNKKSVDKRFSVPDQVTFAPRSSCVTINKKEVFSGAKSYQEKLNADVKVSGFEKVKKETSEYHNVFYEEKHVCNKGRARYQLNSVRVKKFPVSEDFAATVCALPGSYNEKAYFAFLEGWGTHIVVEVELGEKRTERFKSSKAEFTEYAMVNSQNSVSVSGSYGGFSASLKVDVNAFKESMSKNTKFGEHKVVFKSGRPDMPEPIGIKLVPVTETFDPALYSVLDKQSSARCVRSNLLLKARKTAVIRALNEYPRLKKTVKPVGFREGHIRWDDEDSDNRNRRGGQIPDGSYGRNTVIYYCCRADGYATNPIILPTDSPFVLLKSNTHLCQDVRGMKVRSEWFYWDCEDSRPSNGVGGFPPRSNVGRNVEVDYCYYYR; encoded by the exons ATGCAGTTGCCTATCATTCTCATCATCATTGGTATGACTGTAGTTGTTAAAGGAAGCGGTGATGCTCCAAGAGGACTCCATTTTGTTGGTGTTGGTTATAATCTGCTGAAAGGGAACCCTGAAGGAGATGCAACATATGGGGGTGTCGATCCAGGACTTCTTATCACTAGAAAGATCTTTAAGCTTACCTGGAACACTAACAAGAAGTCTGTGGACAAGAGGTTCAGTGTGCCAGATCAGGTGACCTTTGCGCCACGTTCATCCTGTGTTACAATTAACAAGAAAGAAGTATTTTCCGGTGCTAAGAGTTATCAAGAAAAACTGAACGCCGATGTCAAAGTTAGCG GGTTCGAAAAGGTGAAGAAGGAGACATCTGAATATCACAATGTGTTTTATGAGGAGAAACATGTTTGCAACAAGGGACGCGCCCGCTACCAGTTGAATTCAGTTCGAGTAAAGAAGTTCCCGGTGTCAGAGGACTTTGCTGCTACAGTATGCGCTTTACCAGGAAGCTACAACGAAAAAGCATACTTTGCTTTCTTAGAAGGCTGGGGAACG cacaTTGTAGTCGAAGTAGAATTGGGGGAGAAAAGAACCGAACGCTTTAAAAGTTCAAAAGCAGAATTCACTGAATACGCAATGGTGAAC tcgCAAAATTCGGTATCTGTGTCTGGAAGTTACGGGGGATTCAGCGCCTCCTTAAAAGTTGATGTTAACGCGTTCAAAGAGTCAATGTCAAAGAACACCAAATTTGGGGAGCATAAGGTGGTATTCAAGTCTGGAAGGCCAGACATGCCTGAGCCCATTGGAATTAAACTGGTGCCAGTTACTGAAACTTTTGATCCTGCTCTTTACTCCGTCTTGGATAAACAGTCGTCCGCACGATGCGTTCGTTCTAATCTTCTACTCAAAGCGCGCAAGACGGCGGTCATAAGGGCATTAAATGAATATCCTCGCCTTAAGAAAACCGTGAAACCTGTAG GTTTTAGAGAGGGACACATAAGATGGGATGACGAAGATTCTGACAACAGAAACAGACGTGGTGGTCAGATTCCAGACGGTAGTTATGGTAGAAACACCGTTATCTACTACTGCTGTCGAGCAGATGGGTACGCCACAAATCCCATAATTCTTCCCACTGACTCCCCATTCGTCTTGCTGAAATCTAACACTCACTTGTGCCAGGATGTGCGAGGAATGAAGGTTAGAAGTGAGTGGTTCTATTGGGACTGTGAAGATTCAAGACCTTCAAATGGAGTTGGTGGGTTCCCACCACGCTCGAACGTGGGCAGAAATGTCGAAGtcgattattgttattattatcgttGA